In a genomic window of Mercenaria mercenaria strain notata chromosome 19, MADL_Memer_1, whole genome shotgun sequence:
- the LOC123542807 gene encoding agrin-like, which yields MEAPSIGTLFLTFFVFGFVTISGVDPSKVELHKDFESINAESRRFLMTHHSNMPWMSWRQHVACLTTCVNGYEAETVACCTTGDNRLCLNLPFGLLNSSIGSCPDFCQRKSAVNCGTQSDQVCGSNGVTYANMCEFSKAVCDNDALREVKRGPCPQIATPTTTADPIVEAFCSAKNTIVCGTELAAVCSSDRQFYLNKCEFSKAYCNDRKLTRMTWDTCVKDFCQSKSTITCGTQSDQVCGSDGVIYANMCEFSKAVCDNDTLREVKRGPCPQITTPVTTAGVTLDPIMQAFCSNKDAIACGTDLSPICASNGNFYLNSCEYSKAYCDNRKLARKPREFCTGG from the exons ATGGAAGCACCGTCTATTG GGACCTTATTCCTCACGTTCTTCGTGTTTGGATTTGTTACAATCAGTGGCGTAGACCCGAGTAAAGTGGAACTGCATAAAG attttgaaaGCATTAATGCCGAGTCCAGAAGATTTCTTATGACCCATCATTCAAATATGC CCTGGATGTCATGGAGACAACACGTGGCTTGCCTTACCACGTGTGTTAATGGATATGAAGCAGAAACGGTAGCTTGTTGTACAACTGGAGATAACAGATTATGTCTCAACCTTCCATTTGGACTTCTTAATAGTTCCATTGGGAGTTGTCCAG ACTTCTGTCAAAGAAAATCTGCGGTAAATTGTGGAacacaatctgaccaagtttgcGGCTCAAACGGCGTGACATATGCAAACAT GTGTGAGTTTTCAAAAGCGGTTTGCGACAACGACGCATTGAGAGAAGTTAAAAGAGGTCCATGTCC TCAAATAGCAACACCTACGACAACTGCAGATCCAATTGTAGAAGCATTTTGTAGTGCAAAGAACACAATAGTATGTGGAACTGAACTTGCTGCTGTCTGTAGCTCAGACAGACAGTTTTATCTGAACAA ATGCGAATTTAGCAAAGCATATTGCAACGATCGAAAGCTTACTCGCATGACGTGGGATACTTGTGTAAAAG ATTTCTGTCAAAGTAAGTCTACGATAACATGTGGAACACAATCAGACCAAGTTTGTGGATCAGACGGCGTGATATATGCAAATAT GTGTGAGTTTTCAAAAGCGGTTTGCGACAACGACACGTTGAGAGAAGTTAAAAGAGGTCCATGTCC TCAGATAACAACACCTGTGACAACTGCGGGAGTGACCTTGGATCCCATTATGCAAGCATTTTGTAGTAACAAGGACGCCATAGCATGTGGAACTGACCTTTCTCCTATCTGTGCCTCAAACGGAAACTTTTATCTCAACAG TTGCGAATATAGCAAAGCTTATTGCGACAATCGAAAGCTTGCTCGTAAGCCGAGGGAGTTTTGCACAGGAGGTTAA